A single Thermus albus DNA region contains:
- a CDS encoding cobyric acid synthase, translated as MQAKALMVWGTGSGVGKSLLTAGLLRHFRRQGLRVAPFKAQNMSNHARVVGGGEMASAQWLQALAAGVEPDPRMNPVLIKPLGEMGSQVVVLGQLDPFLSGLPWAERRPHLERPVREALETLGGEFDLLVLEGAGSPVERNLWPDLSNLQVAEWAGARALLVADVDQGGALAALYGTWALLGEHRERLLGFVLNKFRGDFRLLEPAYGLLEGWTGIPVLGTLPMLSVALPEEDGFRPVPQKGPGPKVAILRYPHASNLDEFWPLSELARPVYARTLEEAEGAELLILPGSRLPAKDLAWLRPFFPLLQAHLDAGKPVLALCGGAEMLAELLWDEAGVEAQGVFPGLGLLPFRVRMAREKTVRRSQIRLSGLEGFWARLNGLEVEGYEIHHGQGLPLVHQEGPLLATWLHGLLENPGVQRALFGREARGLEEALDHLADALEEHLDLNRLHRGLGLVLGHSIPSGPKEAARGRDPDPPPPPGLVLLLGGAKSGKSRYAQSLAGPYATLIATAEARDAEMQERIARHRAERPPTWETLEEPLHLAEALEQARHPTVVVDCLTLWVANLLEKGLDPVAETRRFLQVVGSSGKRVIAVSNEVGMGIVPANPLARRYRDLLGQVNALLAEAAQAVYLIVAGKPLRL; from the coding sequence GTGCAGGCTAAGGCCCTCATGGTCTGGGGCACGGGAAGCGGCGTGGGGAAAAGCCTGCTTACCGCTGGGCTCCTCCGCCACTTCCGGCGCCAGGGGCTAAGGGTGGCGCCCTTTAAAGCCCAAAACATGTCCAACCACGCCCGGGTGGTGGGCGGCGGGGAGATGGCCAGCGCCCAGTGGCTACAGGCCCTGGCAGCGGGGGTTGAACCCGATCCCCGCATGAACCCTGTCCTCATCAAGCCCCTGGGCGAGATGGGAAGCCAGGTGGTGGTCCTGGGCCAGCTGGACCCCTTCCTTTCGGGGCTCCCTTGGGCGGAACGCCGACCCCATCTGGAAAGGCCTGTGCGCGAGGCCTTGGAAACCCTAGGAGGCGAGTTTGACCTCCTGGTCCTGGAAGGGGCGGGAAGCCCGGTGGAGCGAAACCTCTGGCCCGACCTGTCCAACCTCCAGGTGGCGGAGTGGGCGGGAGCCAGGGCCCTCCTGGTGGCGGACGTGGACCAGGGTGGGGCACTGGCCGCCCTCTACGGCACCTGGGCCCTACTGGGGGAACACCGGGAAAGGCTTTTGGGCTTCGTCCTCAACAAGTTCCGGGGCGATTTCCGCCTTTTGGAACCGGCTTATGGTCTCCTCGAGGGCTGGACGGGGATACCCGTCCTGGGCACCTTGCCCATGCTCTCCGTGGCTTTGCCCGAGGAGGATGGCTTCCGCCCCGTGCCCCAAAAGGGGCCAGGCCCCAAGGTGGCCATCCTGCGCTACCCTCACGCCTCCAACCTGGACGAGTTCTGGCCCCTTTCGGAGCTGGCCCGCCCCGTGTACGCCCGCACCTTAGAGGAAGCCGAGGGCGCCGAACTCCTCATCCTGCCGGGTAGCCGCCTGCCCGCCAAGGACCTGGCCTGGCTTCGCCCCTTCTTCCCTCTCCTTCAGGCGCATCTAGACGCCGGCAAGCCGGTGCTGGCCCTCTGCGGTGGGGCGGAGATGTTGGCGGAGCTCCTCTGGGATGAAGCGGGCGTGGAGGCCCAGGGGGTGTTCCCGGGCCTTGGCCTCCTCCCCTTCCGGGTACGGATGGCCAGGGAGAAGACCGTGCGCCGAAGCCAGATCCGGCTCAGCGGGCTCGAGGGGTTTTGGGCCAGGCTTAACGGCCTCGAGGTGGAGGGCTACGAGATCCACCACGGCCAGGGGCTTCCTTTGGTACATCAGGAAGGCCCCCTCCTGGCCACCTGGCTCCACGGCCTCCTGGAAAACCCCGGGGTCCAACGAGCCCTCTTTGGCCGGGAGGCCAGGGGATTGGAGGAAGCCCTAGACCATCTCGCCGACGCCCTGGAGGAGCACCTGGACCTAAACCGCCTCCACCGGGGCCTGGGGCTTGTCCTAGGCCATAGCATCCCTTCTGGGCCCAAGGAAGCGGCAAGAGGAAGGGATCCGGACCCCCCGCCTCCGCCCGGCCTGGTCCTGCTCCTGGGCGGGGCCAAAAGCGGTAAAAGCCGCTATGCGCAAAGCCTAGCCGGTCCCTATGCCACCCTCATCGCCACCGCGGAAGCCCGGGATGCGGAGATGCAGGAAAGGATCGCCCGCCACCGGGCAGAACGCCCTCCCACCTGGGAGACCCTGGAAGAACCCCTCCATCTGGCGGAAGCCCTGGAACAGGCCCGCCACCCCACGGTGGTGGTGGACTGCCTTACCCTTTGGGTGGCCAATCTCTTGGAAAAGGGCCTGGACCCCGTGGCGGAGACCCGGCGCTTTCTCCAGGTGGTGGGGTCCAGCGGCAAGCGGGTCATCGCCGTTTCCAACGAGGTAGGGATGGGGATTGTCCCGGCAAACCCTCTGGCCCGGCGCTATCGGGACCTTTTGGGCCAGGTGAACGCCCTATTGGCCGAAGCCGCCCAGGCCGTCTACCTCATAGTGGCCGGCAAGCCCCTGCGGCTTTAG
- a CDS encoding thioesterase family protein, with amino-acid sequence MRSIPIGFEAVFETVVTPEMTVNFEELGPVHPVYATYWMAKHMELAGRKIILPFLEEGEEGIGSYVEVRHLASALPGMRVRILARHERTEENRVYASMEAYNELGDLIGRGRTEQVILPKEKVKALFARLRERWEAYGHSRG; translated from the coding sequence ATGCGGTCCATCCCCATTGGCTTTGAGGCGGTGTTTGAGACCGTGGTGACCCCGGAGATGACCGTGAACTTTGAGGAACTTGGGCCGGTCCACCCCGTTTACGCCACTTACTGGATGGCCAAGCACATGGAGCTGGCCGGGCGCAAGATCATCCTGCCCTTTTTGGAGGAAGGGGAGGAGGGCATCGGAAGCTATGTGGAGGTGCGCCATTTGGCGTCGGCCTTGCCGGGGATGCGGGTGCGCATCCTGGCCCGCCACGAGCGCACGGAGGAAAACCGGGTCTACGCCAGCATGGAGGCCTACAACGAGCTGGGGGACCTGATCGGCCGGGGGCGCACGGAGCAGGTGATCCTGCCCAAGGAAAAGGTGAAGGCCCTTTTTGCCCGCTTGCGGGAGAGGTGGGAGGCCTATGGCCACTCCCGGGGTTAA
- a CDS encoding phenylacetate--CoA ligase family protein: protein MIYQPELETLPREKLRALQEERLRAVVAYIYERVPFYRRLLDEAGVDPKGVRTLEDLPKLPFTKKDHLRENYPFGLFAVPLAEVARIHASSGTTGKPTVVGYTKKDLQVFAEVVARSLAAAGARPGMMLHNAYGYGLFTGGLGLHGGAEALGMAVVPVSGGMTERQLMLIQDFRPEVISCTPSYAQTLAEEFRKRGVSPEELPLEYAVLGAEPWTEAIRKQVDEGLGVRSTNIYGLSEIIGPGVANECVEERQGSHIWEDHFLPEVVDPQSGEPLPEGQVGVLVFTTLTKEAMPLLRYWTGDLTFLTYEACSCGRTHVRMGPILGRTDDMLIIRGVNVYPTQVEAVLLGIPEVEPYYQIVVRREGTLDEAELKVEVSEAFFQEIGRKALSDEVIEADHRLHALREKVAHKIKDTIGVSMRVTLLAPGEAPRSEGGKLRRVLDLRRR, encoded by the coding sequence ATGATATACCAACCGGAACTGGAGACCTTGCCTAGGGAGAAGCTTAGGGCTTTACAGGAGGAAAGGCTTAGGGCCGTGGTGGCTTACATCTATGAGAGGGTGCCCTTTTACCGGCGCCTTCTGGACGAGGCCGGGGTGGACCCCAAGGGGGTGCGGACCCTGGAGGACCTCCCCAAACTCCCCTTTACCAAAAAGGACCACCTAAGGGAAAACTACCCCTTTGGCCTCTTCGCCGTGCCCCTTGCCGAGGTGGCCCGCATCCATGCCAGCAGCGGCACCACGGGAAAGCCCACGGTGGTGGGCTACACCAAGAAAGACCTGCAGGTCTTCGCGGAGGTGGTGGCCCGTTCCCTGGCCGCCGCCGGGGCCAGGCCGGGGATGATGCTGCACAATGCCTACGGCTATGGCCTCTTCACCGGGGGCTTAGGCCTGCACGGGGGAGCCGAGGCCTTGGGGATGGCGGTGGTGCCGGTATCCGGGGGCATGACCGAGCGGCAGCTCATGCTGATTCAGGACTTCCGCCCGGAGGTGATCTCCTGTACCCCCTCCTACGCCCAGACCTTGGCGGAGGAGTTCAGGAAGCGGGGAGTATCCCCGGAGGAGCTCCCCTTGGAGTATGCGGTCTTGGGGGCAGAGCCTTGGACCGAGGCTATCCGGAAGCAGGTGGACGAGGGCCTTGGAGTGCGCAGCACCAACATCTACGGGCTATCCGAGATCATCGGTCCTGGGGTTGCCAACGAGTGCGTGGAGGAACGCCAGGGAAGCCACATCTGGGAGGACCACTTTCTTCCCGAGGTGGTGGATCCCCAAAGCGGTGAGCCCCTTCCCGAGGGCCAGGTGGGGGTCTTGGTCTTCACCACCCTTACCAAGGAGGCCATGCCCCTACTGCGCTACTGGACGGGGGACCTGACCTTCCTCACCTATGAGGCCTGTTCCTGCGGCCGAACCCACGTGCGCATGGGGCCCATATTGGGGCGCACCGACGATATGCTCATCATCCGCGGGGTGAACGTCTATCCCACCCAGGTGGAGGCGGTGCTCCTGGGTATCCCCGAGGTGGAGCCCTACTACCAGATTGTGGTGCGGCGGGAAGGAACCTTGGACGAGGCGGAGCTTAAGGTGGAGGTCTCGGAGGCCTTCTTCCAAGAGATCGGCCGCAAGGCCCTCTCCGATGAGGTCATAGAGGCGGACCACCGCCTCCACGCCCTTAGGGAGAAGGTAGCCCACAAGATCAAGGACACCATAGGCGTAAGCATGAGGGTGACCCTCCTGGCCCCGGGAGAGGCCCCCAGGAGCGAGGGCGGAAAGCTGAGGCGGGTCTTGGACCTGAGGAGGCGGTAG
- the paaI gene encoding hydroxyphenylacetyl-CoA thioesterase PaaI: MKEDAFMRTLGLTLERLAPGEAVVAGVVGEEHLNLHGTAHGAFLYALADSAFALASNARGPAVALSCRMDYFRPLSPGAKVEAVAQEVNLSRRTATYRVEVVSEGRLVALFTGTVFRLGGEAE; encoded by the coding sequence ATGAAGGAGGATGCCTTCATGCGTACCCTGGGCCTGACCCTGGAGCGCCTGGCCCCGGGGGAGGCGGTGGTGGCCGGGGTGGTGGGGGAGGAGCACCTAAACCTCCACGGCACCGCCCACGGCGCCTTTCTCTATGCCTTGGCGGATAGCGCCTTCGCCTTGGCCAGCAATGCCCGGGGGCCTGCGGTGGCCCTTTCCTGCCGCATGGACTATTTCCGACCCCTCTCACCTGGAGCCAAGGTGGAGGCGGTGGCCCAAGAGGTGAACCTTTCCCGGCGCACCGCCACCTACCGGGTGGAGGTGGTTTCCGAGGGCAGGCTGGTGGCCCTGTTCACGGGCACGGTGTTTCGCCTGGGAGGTGAGGCAGAATGA
- a CDS encoding ABC transporter ATP-binding protein, translating to MSLLGVEGLTVRYGPLEAVREVSFSLEEGEALTLIGPNGAGKTSVLRGLLGLAQAEGRVLLDGEELRVRTPEALLARGLVLVPEGRALFPGLSVEDNLLLGGFTRFRRRENLRPDLERVYALFPRLLERRRQLAGTLSGGEQQMLAIGRALMARPRLLLLDEPSLGLAPLMVREIYRILRELKGAGTTLLLVEQNAKVALALADRGLVLEAGEVVLEGPAQALGQDPRVVEAYLGLARVEEG from the coding sequence ATGAGCCTGCTTGGGGTGGAGGGTCTTACCGTGCGCTATGGGCCCCTCGAGGCGGTGCGGGAGGTCAGTTTTTCCTTGGAGGAGGGGGAGGCCCTTACCCTCATCGGCCCCAACGGGGCGGGGAAGACCAGCGTGCTAAGGGGGCTTCTGGGCCTGGCCCAGGCCGAGGGGAGGGTCTTGCTGGACGGGGAAGAGCTGAGGGTGCGCACCCCGGAGGCCCTCCTTGCCCGGGGTCTGGTCCTGGTGCCGGAGGGCCGGGCCCTGTTCCCGGGGCTTTCCGTGGAGGACAACCTCCTCTTGGGGGGCTTTACCCGCTTCCGCCGGCGGGAGAACCTCAGGCCGGACCTGGAGAGGGTCTATGCCCTTTTCCCTAGGCTTCTGGAGAGGAGAAGGCAGCTTGCCGGTACCCTTTCCGGTGGGGAGCAGCAGATGCTGGCCATTGGCCGCGCCCTCATGGCGAGGCCCCGCCTCCTCCTCCTGGACGAGCCCTCCTTGGGCCTGGCTCCCCTGATGGTGCGGGAGATCTACCGCATCCTTAGGGAGCTTAAGGGCGCGGGGACCACCCTCCTTTTGGTGGAGCAAAACGCCAAGGTGGCCTTGGCCCTGGCGGACCGGGGGCTGGTGCTGGAGGCGGGGGAGGTGGTCCTCGAGGGTCCAGCCCAAGCCTTAGGGCAGGATCCACGGGTGGTGGAGGCCTATCTTGGCCTGGCCCGGGTGGAGGAGGGATGA